One segment of Streptomyces sp. YIM 121038 DNA contains the following:
- a CDS encoding glutamate ABC transporter substrate-binding protein, with protein MKVRKVTAAASVLLALSLTATACGGDDDKDDKGSGGGDKITIGIKFDQPGLGQKTPDGKYEGFDVDVATYVAKKLGHKADDIEWKEAKSADRETMLQRGDVDFIAATYSITPEREEKVDFAGPYLLAHQDVLVRADDKSITSPKDLNSKKLCSVTGSTSAQNVKEKLAPKAQLQNYGAYSQCLTGLQSKAIDALTTDDSILAGYAAQKNFQGKFKLGGFKMTNENYGIGVKKGSDLKKKINDALTAMVKDGSWEKAVKDNFGPASYKNEPAPKIGDIVK; from the coding sequence ATGAAGGTTCGCAAGGTCACCGCGGCAGCCTCCGTTCTGCTCGCGCTCTCCCTCACGGCCACCGCGTGTGGCGGTGACGACGACAAGGACGACAAGGGCTCCGGCGGGGGCGACAAGATCACCATCGGGATCAAGTTCGACCAGCCCGGCCTCGGCCAGAAGACGCCCGACGGCAAGTACGAGGGCTTCGACGTCGATGTCGCCACCTACGTGGCGAAGAAGCTCGGCCACAAGGCCGACGACATCGAGTGGAAGGAAGCCAAGAGCGCCGACCGCGAGACGATGCTCCAGCGCGGTGACGTGGACTTCATCGCGGCGACCTACTCGATCACTCCGGAGCGCGAGGAGAAGGTCGACTTCGCGGGCCCGTACCTGCTCGCCCACCAGGACGTCCTGGTCCGCGCCGACGACAAGTCGATCACGTCGCCGAAGGACCTGAACAGCAAGAAGCTGTGCTCGGTGACCGGTTCGACCTCGGCGCAGAACGTCAAGGAGAAGCTGGCGCCCAAGGCGCAGCTCCAGAACTACGGCGCGTACTCGCAGTGCCTGACCGGCCTGCAGAGCAAGGCGATCGACGCGCTCACCACCGACGACTCGATCCTCGCCGGTTACGCCGCGCAGAAGAACTTCCAGGGCAAGTTCAAGCTCGGCGGCTTCAAGATGACCAACGAGAACTACGGGATCGGCGTCAAGAAGGGCTCCGACCTCAAGAAGAAGATCAACGACGCGCTGACCGCGATGGTCAAGGACGGGTCGTGGGAGAAGGCCGTGAAGGACAACTTCGGCCCGGCCAGCTACAAGAACGAGCCCGCCCCGAAGATCGGCGACATCGTCAAGTAA
- a CDS encoding amino acid ABC transporter ATP-binding protein yields the protein MTEVSVTKDAIPAADDLVVLKNVNKHFGALHVLQDIDLTIARGEVVVVIGPSGSGKSTLCRTINRLETIDSGAITIDGKPLPQEGKELARLRADVGMVFQSFNLFAHKTVLENVMLGQVKVRRTAKAEAEEKARGLLDRVGVGTQADKYPAQLSGGQQQRVAIARALAMGPKVMLFDEPTSALDPEMINEVLEVMQQLARDGMTMVVVTHEMGFARSAANRVVFMADGRIVEEATPDQFFSNPRSDRAKDFLSKILHH from the coding sequence GTGACCGAAGTATCGGTGACCAAGGACGCCATACCCGCGGCGGACGACCTTGTCGTGCTGAAGAACGTCAACAAGCACTTCGGCGCACTGCACGTCCTCCAGGACATCGACCTGACCATCGCCCGCGGCGAAGTCGTCGTCGTGATCGGGCCCTCCGGGTCCGGCAAGTCGACGCTGTGCCGCACGATCAACCGCCTGGAGACCATCGACTCCGGCGCGATCACGATCGACGGCAAACCGCTGCCCCAGGAGGGCAAGGAGCTCGCCAGGCTCCGCGCCGACGTGGGCATGGTCTTCCAGTCCTTCAACCTCTTCGCGCACAAGACCGTGCTCGAGAACGTGATGCTGGGCCAGGTCAAAGTGCGCAGGACGGCCAAGGCGGAGGCGGAGGAGAAGGCACGCGGTCTGCTCGACCGCGTGGGCGTCGGCACCCAGGCCGACAAGTACCCGGCACAGCTCTCCGGCGGCCAGCAGCAGCGTGTGGCGATCGCCCGGGCGCTCGCCATGGGGCCCAAGGTCATGCTCTTCGACGAGCCCACGTCGGCGCTCGACCCCGAGATGATCAACGAGGTCCTCGAGGTGATGCAGCAGCTCGCCCGGGACGGCATGACCATGGTCGTCGTCACCCACGAGATGGGCTTCGCCCGCTCGGCCGCCAACCGGGTCGTCTTCATGGCGGACGGCCGGATCGTCGAAGAGGCCACGCCGGACCAGTTCTTCAGCAACCCGCGCAGCGACCGTGCCAAGGACTTCCTGTCGAAGATCCTGCACCACTGA